The region TGAAGTACAGCTGGCGGTTAAGGCTCAGGCTGCACTTGCCGAAGAAGGCATTGATGTTCGTGTTATCAGCTTGCCGAGCTGGGATCTGTTCGAGAAGCAGGATAAAGCATACCGCGATTCCGTGATCCTGCCTGAAGTAAAAGCCCGTCTGGCCATCGAAATGGCACAAACCTTCGGCTGGGAACGTTATACAGGCGATCAGGGTGACATTCTGGGAATCACTACCTTCGGCGCTTCCGCCCCTGGCGACACTGTAATCAGAGAATACGGCTTCACTGTAGAAAATGTAGTCAGCCGCGTAAAAGCGCTGCTATAATAGACGGATCTAAGAACAAAGGGGAGAATAAGCATATGAGTCAGTTCACCAACGCGACAATTCAAAAAGCAGCCAATATTTATTACGACGGAAAAGTGACCAGCCGTACAGTTACTCTGGAAGACGGCACTAAGGTGACACTCGGCATTATGCTGCCTGGCGTATACGAATTCGGCACAGATGGCCCCGAGACGATGGAGATTCTCTCCGGCAAGCTCAAGGTGCTGCTTCCCGGCACTGAGGTGTGGAAGGACATTGACGGAGCAGAGACCTTCCATGTTCCCGGCAACTCCAAATTTGCCCTGGAAGTATTCGCATTAACTGATTATTGCTGTTCTTACCCGATTGTATAAAATAAAGAATTGGAACATTGGAATCCCCTGGCACCTTCGGCTGCCAGGGGATTTTTTTGCAGACAGACTAGCATTCGTTAACACGCTAGAGTCATAATACACGATTCGACAAAAGATGAAGATATTCAGTCTATTATTGACGAAATAGGTATATTCTCATATACTTCCACTATCCATTTGGGGAACTGGCACATTCTGCTAGGAATGATAGAGGAGATGAGAGGTTGGGAAAGTCAGGATTTTGCAAGGAAATACATAAGCTTATGTTGTTATGGTTCAGCTGTTTAATACTATTATTGCTGTTATTTGTACCTGCAGGAATGACCCATGCATCGGCAAATATAGTAAATCCTAATCAGGTCTATTCCTATACGATTATGCAAAGGGATATTGAAAGTCTGGTGGCACAATACCCTGATCTGGTATCCTCCGAATCGCTGGGAGCGACGGCGTATGGGCGGCAGTTGTGGGCAGTGAAGCTCGGGCGGGGAGAATCGGCGTTATTCCTTAATGGTTCCCACCATGCCAGAGAATGGATGACCAGCAGTCTGCTGATGAAAATGATCGATACGTACGCCCAGGCCTATGATCACAATGAGACGATAGGCGGTTATCACGTGCGCAGTTTATTGGACGAAGTCAGTATCTGGTTCGTACCGATGGTCAATCCGGATGGGGTTACCCTCTCCCAGCAGGGTACAGCAGGACTGTCAGCAGATGTGGCTCAAATGCTGCGACAGTATAACGGAAACAGCAGCAATTTCAACCGCTGGAAAGCGAACATGCAGGGCCTTGACCTAAACCGTCAATATCCGGCGAACTGGAAGGGCATAAAGAATGCCAGCTCCTACCCCTGGTATCAGAATTATAAGGGAAAAAAGCCCGGGGAGGCTGCGGAAGTGCAGATGATGATGAATTTCACAGAGCGGATCGATCCGGAGGTGACTATTTCCTATCATAGCTCCGGGGAGATTATTTTTTGGCACTTCAATACGATTAGTAGCAGTCTGAACCGGGACAAGGCGATAGCCAGATCACTTGCCGGTCTTACCGGATATTCTCTCGTTGCTCCTGAGAAGAATCCTTCGGGTGGCGGATATAAGGATTGGTTCATCCAGGAGTACCGCCGCCCGGGGTTCACCATTGAGATTGCAAGCTATGCGGGGGAGGGCAGCGTTCCCTTGAAACAGTTCAGCGGCATCTGGTCCGAGAATAAGGGGGTTGGCTTATATTCTGCCGAGCAAACCTATTCATTGTGGCTGACTAGGCAGAAGGCACAGTATCTTCAAAAATCTATGAGTCTGCTGGCTGAAACGGAACTGTACGCGAAGATAGGGACTTCAACTGGAGGTACACGTGTTCTACCGCAACAGCTTCATGTTATTGCCCAAAAGGGTGACTGGTATCAAGTTCAGGCAGCGGAGGGGCTGGGCTGGATTCATCCATCTCCCGGAAAGCTCGCTGTGATTGAGGAGATCTCGGCGAATGCCAGCTGGAGCAATCGTATACCGGCGTATCAATACCCGGATGCTTACTCACCGAAAGTGACCTTCCTCGATCCGCAGACTGTAGCGGTATCGGGAAGATATGGGACCTGGCTAAGGGCTTCTGCTCCGGGCGGGAACTGGTGGATTGACGGGCGTAAAGTAACGATTAGCTGGCCTGAAAAGGCAGCGGAATCCGTTCCGTCAACAGATAGTGGACTAACCGGGGAAGAGCAGCCTGAGGCTGCTGAGGGGACATTGTAATCCTTCACCAGTGCGTTACTGCAACGCCCAGGCACAGCTGATAAATCCGGCTGTGCCTGGGCGTTCACGCAATGGGTGCTTTTTTTGCATTTTTATTTTGTCAGCTCCCCGTGCTTTTGTAATGCCTCACTCCTATGCGCCAGACCAGCAGAGACACTCCGAGAAAGGCAGCTCCAGAGGGAAGTGAGAGGAAGCCCAGCCAGCGGGGATAATCCCAGCCGCAGACGGTGGCCGCCGGATAGAAGCTGATGAACAGCATGGGGAGCACAAAGCTGAACACGGATTTTAGCATCCGCGGCATATAAGGCTCCGGGCAGCGGGTAATCTGGTAGCTGGCGTTGGTCAGCAGAAAGATCCAGTCAAGCCCTTTGATAGTGAAAAAAGCAAGCCCGGAGGTCAGTACGAACACTCCGCAGTACATCAGGCAGCCTCCGGCCAGCGCCATCGCCAGAATGCCGAGTCTGCCGGGCGTCAGGGGAACGCCGAGCTGTCCCAGCGCCCAGCCCGCCGCACAGATCCCTGTAAACGGCCGGACCAGCCGGTGCAGATGGAATCTGGAGGCTGCCACTTGGACGAACAGGGACCGCGGGCGGAGCAGCAGCCGGTCGAAATCGCCGGAGCGCAGCAGATGCCAAGGGAAATAATCAAAACCACGGCATAGACTCTCGGCAAGTCCGAAGGAGGCAACCGCCAGCGAGTAGACCAGAATGATATGGGCCACAGTCCATTCGCCCACATTACCAAAGCGGGAAAACAACAAGACGGTGGCGATGGGATCAGTGACTACTACAGTAAGCACCTGAATCAGCATCAGCCACCAGCCCTTATATTCCATGCCGGACAGCAGATGCATCCGCAAGTATTTGCAATAAATTTTACCTTCAGCAAGCATACGTTACTCACCCTCCCTGGACGATAATGCTGTGCAGTCTGCGTTTCATGATCATCCGGCCCGCTGCGATAAAGATAAGGCTCCAGAGGAGCTGTAAGCCGATGCCGGGCAATGCGGCGGCAGGAGCCACGCTTCCTATATAGAGCTGCAGAGGGATGTCGGCAAATCCGCCAAACGGCTGCAGGTACAGGAAGGTCTGCATGAAATCAGGCCAGAGACGCAGGGGAAGATAGGTGCCGGACAATATGCCGCTTAGCAGTAGAAGCATATAGGTCGGTCCGTCCCCCCAAGTGATATTCAGCCGGATCGCAGTCACAAGCATAGCGAAGGACGAGCACAGTACAAACGCCATAACTGCCGACAGAAGGAAATAGAATAGTGCAAGCAGGGAGGCGGGTCCGCCTAGGGCATATCCGGCAGGCATCAGGAGCCCGGCCATTACGGTAGCCAGTCCCCTGATCCAACTGGTGCCGAGCTTGCCGGCCGAGCTTTTGACAAACCAGTGGGTGTACAGGTTCATGGGCCGGCACAGCTCGATACCGACGTCACCGTTGTTGATTTTGCCCATAATTTCACTGTCGATGTTCATACTCTGGAGTACAAACAGTCCCTGGGCCAGCCAGACATAGGATATGGCCTGAGGAAGACTGAGTCCGTTATTGTTCCAGGAGCCATTGTCGCTGTATGTATAGAACACGGTGAACAGCACACATTCTATAAGCGCCCAGAACACACTGACCATCGTGCCCGATATGGCGGATACCCGGTACTGGAGCCCTTCTGCCATGCGGATTCGGAAGAGGGAGCTGCAGGCCCGGCATGTATTTCTAAAGTTCATTGTGCACCTCCTGATGGCTTTAGCCCAAAGCCAAGTCATTGTACATAGCCGCAATCATCGCATCCGTGTTCACTTTCATGACGACCTCCGGTGCATATTTCTGCTGTAGACCTGAGAGCTGCCCGTCATAGAGCAGTTGGCCATGCCCGATCACCATGACCCGCTGGCATAATGCCTCAATATCGTCCATATCATGTGTGGTCAGCAGCATCGTAATCCCGTACTTCCGGTTCTCTTCCTTCAAAAAATTGCGCAGCGCCAGCTTAGATACCGCATCGAGTCCGATGGTTGGCTCATCCAAAAAGAGAAGCTTCGGCCGGTGCAGCAGTGCCGCTACCAGCTCACAGCGCATCCGCTGCCCGAGCGAAAGCTGCCTCACCGGGGTCCTTAAGAGCGCTTCCACATCAAGTGTTGCCGATAACTCGGATAGTCTTAAGCGGTAGTCGCCTGGGGGGATCGCATAAATATCCTTCAGCACATCAAAAGAGTCTGCCACAGGAACATCCCACCATAACTGTGAGCGCTGGCCAAATACGACGCCGATCTTGGACACATGCTCTACGCGGTGCTTCCATGGAATCTTGCCCAAGATAGTGCATTCTCCGCTATCGGGTGTCAGGATGCCGCTCATTACCTTGACGGAGGTGGATTTGCCGGCACCGTTCGGGCCAATGTAACCTACCAATTCACCCTCTTCAATATC is a window of Paenibacillus sp. FSL H3-0469 DNA encoding:
- a CDS encoding ATP-binding cassette domain-containing protein is translated as MQIRLRDIRKSFKVYKRPEGKWGLLRGAFMRNVTRVDALGGISFDIEEGELVGYIGPNGAGKSTSVKVMSGILTPDSGECTILGKIPWKHRVEHVSKIGVVFGQRSQLWWDVPVADSFDVLKDIYAIPPGDYRLRLSELSATLDVEALLRTPVRQLSLGQRMRCELVAALLHRPKLLFLDEPTIGLDAVSKLALRNFLKEENRKYGITMLLTTHDMDDIEALCQRVMVIGHGQLLYDGQLSGLQQKYAPEVVMKVNTDAMIAAMYNDLALG
- a CDS encoding M14 family metallocarboxypeptidase, producing MTHASANIVNPNQVYSYTIMQRDIESLVAQYPDLVSSESLGATAYGRQLWAVKLGRGESALFLNGSHHAREWMTSSLLMKMIDTYAQAYDHNETIGGYHVRSLLDEVSIWFVPMVNPDGVTLSQQGTAGLSADVAQMLRQYNGNSSNFNRWKANMQGLDLNRQYPANWKGIKNASSYPWYQNYKGKKPGEAAEVQMMMNFTERIDPEVTISYHSSGEIIFWHFNTISSSLNRDKAIARSLAGLTGYSLVAPEKNPSGGGYKDWFIQEYRRPGFTIEIASYAGEGSVPLKQFSGIWSENKGVGLYSAEQTYSLWLTRQKAQYLQKSMSLLAETELYAKIGTSTGGTRVLPQQLHVIAQKGDWYQVQAAEGLGWIHPSPGKLAVIEEISANASWSNRIPAYQYPDAYSPKVTFLDPQTVAVSGRYGTWLRASAPGGNWWIDGRKVTISWPEKAAESVPSTDSGLTGEEQPEAAEGTL
- a CDS encoding ABC-2 family transporter protein — protein: MLAEGKIYCKYLRMHLLSGMEYKGWWLMLIQVLTVVVTDPIATVLLFSRFGNVGEWTVAHIILVYSLAVASFGLAESLCRGFDYFPWHLLRSGDFDRLLLRPRSLFVQVAASRFHLHRLVRPFTGICAAGWALGQLGVPLTPGRLGILAMALAGGCLMYCGVFVLTSGLAFFTIKGLDWIFLLTNASYQITRCPEPYMPRMLKSVFSFVLPMLFISFYPAATVCGWDYPRWLGFLSLPSGAAFLGVSLLVWRIGVRHYKSTGS
- a CDS encoding pyrimidine/purine nucleoside phosphorylase, whose protein sequence is MSQFTNATIQKAANIYYDGKVTSRTVTLEDGTKVTLGIMLPGVYEFGTDGPETMEILSGKLKVLLPGTEVWKDIDGAETFHVPGNSKFALEVFALTDYCCSYPIV